Part of the Paenibacillus sp. FSL R7-0273 genome is shown below.
CGATAAAAGGGATGTCTATCCGCACATGAAGATGAATAAAGCGTTTGCGTTATTGGCTCTGGTGCTGCTCAGCGGCTGTGGTCCGGCAGGGGGCAGGCCGGCAGCGGAGGATCTGGATCTGGCTCTGGCGGGAATGGACGGCAGAGATGCCGTGTCCTTTGAAGGCTCGGCTGCACTCCTTGTAGAAGGCAAGCCGGTGGAAGAGTCTGCGGTTTATTACGGGGGCAAGCTGCAGGATCATAACCGGATCACCCTGTATTCCCTGCTGCCGGATGAGGCGGGAGGGGCCGGTACGGCTGCCGGCAAGGGGCTGAAGGAGCTTGAGCAGAGCGGGCCTGCAGCTTCAGCCTATTATACCAGCCTGGAGAAGCAGGACGGGGAATGGAAGCCGTATCAGGCATACGGCCTGCAGGACAATGCCGGACCGCTCACTGCGCTCAATCCCCTGCACCAGCTGGAAGAGCTGCAGGAGCAGGATAAGGAGGTAACAGAGGAGACGGGCGCTGCCTCGGGCAGCCGGGTGCTGCGGATCAGGCTCAGCCCTGCAGCAGCCAAGCGGCAGCTGGCGCAGCGGCTTGAACAGGAAATGCAGGCCGTCCGTCCAGGGGCTGCAGATACAGGCTATGCAGCACAGCCGGCAGAGGTCCGGTCAGCGATGGAGAATTTATGGAAGCAGAAGAGCGGGGAGCTGAAGCGGAGGCTGGACGAAGCTGAAGTGTCCTCTGTTTATTTTCTGAAGGTGGATACAAGGCGGAATTTGCCCAAGCGGCTGACCTGGACGCAGACAGTCCGTTATCCGGGAGCTGGCGGTGCTTCAGACGGCGAAGCTTTTGTAAGCAACGTTGATTTTTACGGCTACCAATGAGAGACGGAGGATGGACCTGACAGAAAGCCTTGCGCTGGATAGAGGGCGTGCTACAATAGAACGGTATGCCATTTTTATGTAAGAGGAAGGAAGCGAGCAGGATGAAGGATCCAAGAATTCAAAAGCTGGCGGCAAACCTTGTGGGTTATTCCGTAGACGTGCAGCCGGGCGAAAATGTGCTGGTCGAAATGATCGGCAGCGAAAGAGATTTGATTAAGGCGGTTGTGGAGGAGGTCGGTAAAGCCGGAGGCAATGCTTTTGTCCAGCTGACAGACCGTACCGTCCTGCGCAGTATGCTTAAATATGCAATCCCGGAGGGGATTAAGACCTGGGCTGAGATCGACCTGAACCGCATGAAGCAGATGGATTGCTATATCGGAATCCGCGCCGGCGAGAATGTGAACGATCTGGCTGATGTGCCTGAAGAAAATATGAAGCTTTATAACTCCCTGTATTCACATCCGGTACATAGCGAGCAGCGGGTCAAGCATACCAAATGGGTGGTTCTCCGCTATCCTAACGCGAGTATGGCCCAGCTTGCCAATACGACTACTGAAGCCTTTGAGGATTTCTACTTTGAGGTATGTAACCTGGATTATGCCAAAATGGACAAAGCCCAGGATGCGCTTGCCGATCTTATGCGGAAAACAGACAAGGTGCGCATCACCGGTCCAGGCACAGAGCTCACGTTCTCCATTAAGGGCATCGGTGCAGAGAAATGCTCCGGCCAGAAAAATATTCCCGACGGCGAGGTCTACAGCGCCCCTGTCCGTGATTCCGTTAACGGTACGATCAGCTATAACGCGGCGACCCTGTACAACGGCATTACTTTTGAAAATGTAAAGTTCCGCTTCGAAAACGGTAAAATTGTCGAGGCAGCCAGCAATGATACCGCACGCCTTAACGAGATTCTTGATTCTGATGACGGCGCACGCCATATCGGTGAATTCGCCATCGGCTTCAATCCGTATATTCTCCACCCGATGAAGGATATTCTGTTCGATGAAAAAATCGCCGGCAGCCTGCACTTTACACCGGGTCAGGCGTACGATGTGACCGATAACGGCAACCGTTCCTCCATTCACTGGGACCTCGTGCTGATTCAGCGTCCGGAGTACGGCGGCGGGGAGATTTATTTTGATGATGTGCTGATCCGCAAGGACGGTATTTTCGTGATTCCTGAACTTGAAGGTCTGAACCCGGAAAATCTGAAATAAAATGTAATCAAAAGAAAACACCTTGCGTGAGTAAGCGGATTCAATGTATCATGGAATTGGTTACAAATGAACAAGCGTACTAAGTTTTTCTAATCAAGTTGCGGAGGGATTCCTATGTCCAGTAACAATGCGGCAATCGTGGATATTGCCCAAACGGCAAGCCAGTTCAACTCATCAATCGTCCTACAGGCGGACAACAAGTACATTGACGTTAAGAGCATCCTCGGGTTGTTTACAACTCTGGTTTCCAGTCAAAGCTATGAGCTTCATGTACACGGCACTGATGCCGAAGAAGCAAAGAAAGCGATGAGCGAAGTATTTTCCAAACATGGTCTGAATTTTACTGTTGTTGCTGAGTAATCGGCGACCTCAAAGACGTCCTGCCGGAAGCGGCAGGGCGTTTTTTGTAATTACTCGCAACTGAATTCTTGTATTGGCTCTCAATTTCGACTAATATTAAACTAAATAGCATTAACAGCTGTAACTTTTGGACATGGGGGGGATAATGCATGACTTCATCGGATTTGCAGGAACAGCTTAATCTTAAAGCAATTACTCTTCTACAAGAAGATGCCGATAAAATTCAGAAGCTCATCGAAGTGCAGATGGAGAATCTGGCTACTCGTTACTGCCCTCTCTATGAGGAAGTGCTGGATACCCAGATGTACGGCTTTTCAAGAGAGGTCGATTTTGCGGTTAGGGCGGGACTGGTGCCTGAGTTCACCGGCAAGCAGGTATTGAGTGAGCTTGAACGCAACTTGGCTGTGCTGTACGAGGCGCTGAACAAGAAGGCGAATGAACGCGAGAATTAACAGCAGCTTGCACTGTTCATACCAAAACGCACATGAGGGACTACGCCGCTCATGTGCGTTTTTTGTTGTAATAAGAGTCGGGGAAAGGTCTGTCTATACTAGATAAAAGGATACACCCAGTATCAGGTAGACGGCCAGCAGCAGTAAGCCTTCATACCAGTTGGTGGCGCCATCCTGGGTTATAGACTTAGCTATGAACACAGAGACGGCGATCGCTACAATTTCTATGGTCGTAAAGACGATATCCATCGTATTGCCCATGAAGTAGCTGGCGAAGATCAGAACAGGGGCTACGAACAGGGCAATCTGCAGACTGCTGCCGACGGCAATTTCCACCGCTGCTCCCATTTTGTTCTTCATGGCCAGCATGATTGCTGCACTGTGCTCGGCTGCATTACCGATAATTGCGACAAGGAAGGCACCGACGAACAGCTCGCTGAAGCCGAAGCGCTCCGTAAGGGTCTCTAGTGTGCCTACCAGCCACTCGCTGACAAAAGCGACCATGACCGTTGCCAGAATGAGATAAAAGATGGACTTGCCCTTAGACCAGACAGGCGCATGCTCGTTGGGCAGCTCCTCCGCAGATTCATCCGTTACATCGGCCAGATATTTTTTGTGCGTAATCATGGAGAAGACCAGCCAGGCCATATACGCTGCAATCAGCAGTCCGGCCACGACGAGGCTGAGCACATCGGTATCCCGCTCGGTGATGGAGTGGGTGTTGAAGAACATGGCGGGGACAAACAGGGCGATGACCGCCACGATCATCAGTGAGCCGTTGAGCCCTGCGAGGGTAACATTGAAATTCTGAACCTTAAACTTCATTCCTCCCGCAAAAATACTCAGGCCCAGCACCAGCAGCAGATTGCCGATAATGGACCCGGTCAGGCTTGCCTTGACCATGTCAAACAGGCCTTCCTTGACCAGAAAGAAGGCGATAATCAGCTCTGCGGCATTGCCGAAGGTGGCATTAAGAAAGCCTCCGAGCCGCTGTCCGGCATAGTGGGCTACACTTTCGGTCGCCCGGCCGAGAAAGCCGGCCACGAAAACAACCGCAACAGCGGATAATACGAACTGCAGTGTGTGGTCCCAGTCCGCATAATGCCCGGCTGCGCTAAGGATAAAGGTGATTATCAGCAGCGCAGGAGAAATCCATTTTTTCATGTAAAGCACGCTCCGGTTTCTGTATGTAGTTTAAATTCATATTTCAATATACCCATCTTGATCCCGTGTGTAAACGGGTGCCGCAGAAGTCATTTGCTTTTTAGCCTGTTTTCGAATTACAATAATTGATAATGAGTGTAGGGGGGA
Proteins encoded:
- a CDS encoding aminopeptidase, whose amino-acid sequence is MKDPRIQKLAANLVGYSVDVQPGENVLVEMIGSERDLIKAVVEEVGKAGGNAFVQLTDRTVLRSMLKYAIPEGIKTWAEIDLNRMKQMDCYIGIRAGENVNDLADVPEENMKLYNSLYSHPVHSEQRVKHTKWVVLRYPNASMAQLANTTTEAFEDFYFEVCNLDYAKMDKAQDALADLMRKTDKVRITGPGTELTFSIKGIGAEKCSGQKNIPDGEVYSAPVRDSVNGTISYNAATLYNGITFENVKFRFENGKIVEAASNDTARLNEILDSDDGARHIGEFAIGFNPYILHPMKDILFDEKIAGSLHFTPGQAYDVTDNGNRSSIHWDLVLIQRPEYGGGEIYFDDVLIRKDGIFVIPELEGLNPENLK
- a CDS encoding HPr family phosphocarrier protein; this translates as MSSNNAAIVDIAQTASQFNSSIVLQADNKYIDVKSILGLFTTLVSSQSYELHVHGTDAEEAKKAMSEVFSKHGLNFTVVAE
- a CDS encoding YlaN family protein: MTSSDLQEQLNLKAITLLQEDADKIQKLIEVQMENLATRYCPLYEEVLDTQMYGFSREVDFAVRAGLVPEFTGKQVLSELERNLAVLYEALNKKANEREN
- the cax gene encoding calcium/proton exchanger; the protein is MKKWISPALLIITFILSAAGHYADWDHTLQFVLSAVAVVFVAGFLGRATESVAHYAGQRLGGFLNATFGNAAELIIAFFLVKEGLFDMVKASLTGSIIGNLLLVLGLSIFAGGMKFKVQNFNVTLAGLNGSLMIVAVIALFVPAMFFNTHSITERDTDVLSLVVAGLLIAAYMAWLVFSMITHKKYLADVTDESAEELPNEHAPVWSKGKSIFYLILATVMVAFVSEWLVGTLETLTERFGFSELFVGAFLVAIIGNAAEHSAAIMLAMKNKMGAAVEIAVGSSLQIALFVAPVLIFASYFMGNTMDIVFTTIEIVAIAVSVFIAKSITQDGATNWYEGLLLLAVYLILGVSFYLV